The genomic stretch TCGTACTCATCTCCCTCGTCAAGAGCGTAGAGCGCCTCCACCCGGTCAAACCGATCATCAAGCAGTCGGTGCCCTTCCGTCCGGGCCAAGGCGGAAGAGGTCATAGAGTATGCCGAAGGGTTCGTGAGTGCACCCTTACGCTTCTTTCTGCGGATGGGGGTACCTCCTACTGTGAAAATAGTAGAGGCAAGAGTGCTTCGTTGCTCCGAGGGAACAATGCTGGGCGGTGCTGCCGGCGCAGCCTTCACTTTACCCTCCTTCTTGAATTTAGCAAACTCGCGCATCCATCCCTGGTCATCCGGGTCCATATCTGGAGCCGGCGCATCGTGAGCGGGCAGTTCACCCGGTTCAGCATCCTGGGACTTATTCTGGGCGAATTCATCCCTCTGCGGTGGTTTGTAGTCGCTTGTGCTGGGCTGCACGGGAGCCTTCTCAGTGGCATCAGActcccatccatcatcatcttcctcgtcaaacaACGTATCCTCCCAATCACCCTGGtccatctcctccgcctGAGTGGTTAATTGGCCAAAcacatcctcctcgtcgtctgcGTCAACATAttcctcatcctcaagaGCCTCCAATACTTCCCGCAGACGGGGATCCATATCAGGCTGGAATCCAGCAATCGCATCAGGCACGTTCTGCTGATCCTGGTAGGTCGGTTGCCGGACATAGGACGAGGCAGTTGAACGCATATCAGATCCGTAGACACTTCCCGGTCCGTACTCGCTTCTCGCATCGTCCAGAGTGACTTGTCGCAGagcatcttccagcttcATCCCCTTAGCCTTGCCCTTGTCCTTGCTCTTCGCTTCCACGAAATAtgaatcaccaccaccggtgTTCAGTTCACGCAAATGTTGCATGTAATCATATTTCGAGTCGTCGTAGAAAATACCATAGTTCGCGGCTTCACCTTCGTTTTTCCGGACGGACTCGCCCCCAAACTCACTAGCTAAATCCGAGAGCTTCTTACCGCGGGCTTCGAGGGTAAAGCTACCTGCTGCAGGGCCTGACACCGGGGCCAGAACACGGTCATCGGCTGAGGCGTCGTGAATCAGGGGGTCATTTTGGGATCGGTGGAAGAGTTGGTATGTAGTTGCATTCTTTTTATCGCTATTTGCAATATGTTAGTCACTGGACAATACATAGATCCTATTGGGAAAGCCACATACATCCACTGCTTGCGGGGAGGCATTTTGGCGACTGCGATGGGTGTGATCAGCTAAAATGCAGATTTTCAGCCTGAGGGGGTTGATATTGTATGGACCTTGGGAGCAAAAAAATCGTCAAAGTGGGATGTGATAGCGTCACGTGAGGGCTTATCGGAATGCCCAACTGGTCGTCCTCAGGCAGCGACGTGGGGGACGTGCTGTGGGTAGAGAGGATATGGCACGATGCGAATCAACGGCGATAGTATTAGCACTGATGATTGACTCTCTATATCAATTACTCGGTATAGAATTACTGGCATACTTGTCTTTACTTCTCAACAGGGGAAAAAACGTGCTGAGTCAGCCAttcttatcttatcggcGGGGCTTGCCTGATTGGGCGATAGATCATCGCCAAATGGAACAAAATTAATAATTCTCCGTCGCTTTGCCTCTTCGcatttcccctccattctcccctctttcttcctcctttccccttccactcCCCCATCGGAAGGTTTTATTTCAATTTTGGTGTACTGTCAGTCGAGTCACTTCACCACACAGTCACCATGGTTCTCGCAAAGTCCAAAAACTCCGTGGGGCTGGGCAACAGCCTCATGAAGGATCGTTTCGGAAAAGGGAAGGCGTCGAACATGAAGAAAGCCTCGCACAACCAAGCCGTCGCACGAAAGGATATGAACGGAGAGACATACATCACTAATGCCAAGGAGGACGCCGCCTGGGTGAAGATGCGCAGTATCACAGAACAAGCCGCTCTGGACGAGTTTTTGAGCACCGCCGAACTGGCGGGCACCGATTTTACCGCCGAGAAGATGAACAATGTTAAGATTATTCATGCCGATCAGAAGAACCCTTATCTCCTCTCCGCGTCCGAGGAGAAGTCGGCTGTGAAGAAGCACCAGAAGAACAGAGGACGACTGACCGTTCCGAGACGACCGAAGTGGGATTCGACGACGACGCGGCAACAGCTCGATGttatggagagggagagtTTCTTGAGCTGGCGCAGAGGGCTGGCTGAGCTCCAGGAGAATCACGATCTATTGATGACACCGTTTGAGCGGAACTTGGAAGTCTGGCGACAGCTTTGGCGTGTCATTGAACGGTCGGATCTGGTTGTGCAGATTGTCGATGCTCGAAACCCGTTACATTTCCGGTCGGAGGATCTCGAGTCCTACGTGAAGGAGATTGATcccaagaaagagaaccttctcctcgtcaacAAGGCAGATATGCTTACTGAGAAGCAACGAGAGGCCTGGGCAGACTACTTCGATCGCAATAACATCAGCTTCCGGTTCTTTTCCGCCCAGCTagcgaaggaaaagattgACGCACAGCTTGCGGAACAGGGCGAcagtgaggatgaagaggtcgCGGAGAAGCTGGCTGAGACGACAATCGAAGAGCAGTCGACTGAGGCGCCACAGGAGGAACATGATGGAGGATTGAAACTTCCTGGCTCGAGCAGATCCCGGAGGACAGAAATTCTCGACGTTGATGAACTCGAAGAACTGTTCCTTTCCAACACCCCCGATACTCTTCCCGAAAACGATGACCCAGAGAACCCGCGCAAGCAAAAGACAGTCATTGGCCTTGTCGGTTACCCCAACGTCGGTAAATCCAGTACAATCAACGCCCTTCTCGGAGCCAAGAAGGTCTCGGTGTCCGCTACACCCGGTAAGACGAAGCACTTCCAGACCCTGTATCTCTCGCCGGAGATCATGCTCTGTGATTGTCCCGGTCTGGTGTTCCCCAACTTCGCCACGACTAAGGCCGACCTGGTTGTCAACGGTGTCCTGCCCATCGACCAGCAGCGTGAATTCACCGGTCCAGCAACCATCATCGCCCAGCGCATCCCCAAACATTTCCTTGAAAACGTCTACGGAGTCACCATCCATACCCGCCCCATCGAAGAAGGCGGCACAGGCATCCCCACCGGCAGCGAGCTTCTGCGCGCCTATGCCCGCGCCCGTGGCTTTTCCACTCAAGGTCTGGGCCAGCCCGATGAATCCCGCGCCGCCCGTTACGTCCTGAAGGACTACGTCAATGGCAaactcctcttctgccaccCGCCCCCAGTGCCAGAGGGCCAGACCCCCATTGACCCTAACGAGTTCAACGTCGAACTCTACGACATAGCCCACCTCCCCGCGAGGCGACAAGAACAGCTCCTCAAGGCCATGCAAGCAGAGCAACTGGCCGAGGACATCGACTCCGACATCCTCTCTATGTCCAGACAACCCGTGCAAGGCTCCCGCTCCCGCAACCTCGAcaccggcttcttcggcGACGCCTCGAAAGGTTCTGCCGGCCGTCTCACCCTCCCCTTCAACGCACAGTACACCGAACAAGGCCAGCAGATGCGTCAACAGCTGACCGGCCGTAAGGAGCGCCTAATGGTCGCCCTGGAACGCGGCATCGATGTGACGGAAGTGCGGGGTGGTAGCTCCAAGAAGCATTTCAAGGGCAACAAGAAgcaggcgaagaagaagcgcgcTGTTACTGCGGACGATGATTACTGATCCATTTCCGATCTGACTCGCGGGCGAGTGGGGTTCATGGTTGCCTGTGGTTAATGAATGAGTTCGGGTTACGCTTTTGTTTGGTTGCATTTAGAAAAGTTTCTTATGATCTCGGTTTGCTTTATGTATGTAGGattggtgttgatgttgatgttcaTGAATCATGACAGTTCATATTGAATGAAATCAATTTCACCGTGATATACTTCCAGATATGTAATTTATTCATttcgtacggagtagtgaCTGTTCCTCCCTATCCGAATATCGGCTGTAGACAAATTGTTACCTTGGCTCTAACGTATTTAAATCATCTCATTTACAAATGACTCTTCAGCTTGAGCCCACTAGCAGCCAACAACCGCTCCGCCTCGGCCTGCTGCCAGTTCAACTTCTCAATAACCGCATCCTTGCGAGCCCGGTTCTCCCTCTTGCCGAGCTGCTGCAAGTGCACCTCATCCGGGCCGTCGGCAATCCGCAACGTCCGAATCATGGCCCACAGATTCGCCAACGGCGTATCCTGGCACACACCAGCGGCACCATACGCCTGCACGGCACGGTCAATGACCGTCAACGCGGTCTGGGGAACCAGAACCTTGGCCTGGGCAATCTCCTTGAGGGCAGACTTGGCATCACCCTGATCGATCTTGATCGCAGCATTCAGGACAATGAGTCTAGCGGCGTCGACCTCAATCCGCGACTTGGCCAGCCACTCGAGGATGACGCCGTGTGAGGACAGACTCTTGCCGAAGGTCTGCTTACGCTCGTCGTTGATCCGTGCGATGAGCCACTCGATCGCCTTCTCGGCGGCTCCGATCGTGCGCATCGCGTGGTGGATGCGGCCGGGACCCAGACGGCCCTGGATGATCTCGAAGCCACGGCCTTCGCCGAGGACAATGTTGGAGACGGGGACGCGCACATCCTTGAAGCTAATGTGGCCATGGCCGTGGGGGGCGTCGTCGTAGCCGTACACCGAAAGCATGCGGTGCACGGTGATTCCGGGGGTGTCGGCGgggacgaggatgacggatTGCTGGCGGTAGGGGTCCTTGTTGGTAGGGTCGGATTTGCCCATTACCAGGTAGATGCTGCAGCGGGGATCGCCTGCGCCGGAAGACCACCATTTCTAGAGGAGTCTTGTTAGTGATTCGAGTTGTAGCTTGGTTGTATAGGTGAGGGGGCACGAACCGATCCATTGAGGACGTATTGGTTGCCTTCGCGGCGGATGTTCAGCTGGATGTTCGTCGCATCACTGGAGGCTACCTCGGGCTCTGTCATGAGGAAGGCCGAGCGGATCTTGCCGTCCAGCAAGGGCGCCAGCCACTGCTGCTTCTGTGCTTCGTTACCGTACTTGGCGAGGACTTCCATGTTTCCAGTGTCGGGGGCAGCATTATTCGTAGCCTATAGTAGTAATCACTTCTCATCAGCATCTCGTCTCAGATAATTCCTTCGTAGAGAAGGAGGGGCTGGGGAGATCTATACCTCCGAGGCCAACTTGCTCTTTCCCAGATACTCGGCCATCAGACCGTATTCGAGGTTGCTGAATCCCGCGCCCTGGGAGAAGTGGTTCTTGGGCAGGAACATGTTCCACAGGCCTTGCTGGCGGGCCTTGGTCTTAAGGGATTCCATGACGGCTGGGTAGGTGGCCCATCGCTGATCGCCTTCGCCCAGCTGGGCCTGGAAGACCTTTTCGGCGGGAATACATTCTTTTTCGACAAATTGTTCGACCTATGCGGGGGTTGCGAGATCAGTATTGAACCCGGAGAGAGGATGGGTGGGGATGGTATACCTGGTCCAGGGTCTTCTTGGCCCGTTCGCTGACGAACGGTTGGGCAATTGGGGGAATTCGCGTGGAGGCAGACATGATGCTGTGATGGTTTGCTACTAAGTCAAGCTTTAGAGGGGTAGGGGGGAATTGGAATTAtccagagagaaaagaccaGTCGAGAGAGGGATtataaaggaaagagaagcatcAATCATACGAGCAGTTGGTGAACTGCGGAGAAGCTGTGGAGCGGAGAAGATGCCGAACTTTGGCGGTTGGACCTCGGCTCAGAACCGAATCTCTAATGATTAATCACTGGGCCTTCGGACCCTGGCAATCATGAACAATACCCATAGGTATATAAATAGGTACACGGTGCCTACTACATCTAAGACACATCGTCTTCTTACTCATCACATCACATTTCATTTGTCTTCATCCGTCAAAGTCCCATACGCAATTAAAAAAACAATTTATGACCGTAACAATGACACAGTAGTCCCAAGCCATCCCAAGACCATTAATTCCCAGAAACCCCAATTgcccagaaagaaaatcaagtagaagagaaatcaaGAACCAGTCCTGCAAACACCGAGCCGAGCGAGAAACAACCGATGATCAGATCCAGGTATCATCCAAAAGATCCATGCGACCGGCGCATGAGACGTAAGCGATCCTGGAACGTCGATTACTTCTGCATCTCGGCCTCACTGTTGGCGCTATGGTTGGCAGCTGATTGCTCAAAGTTCTTCTTGCCTAGTTTGGCAAATAGTGATTGGGGTTTGCCAGCACTGCAGCGGAGGTCATCATGTTAGCAATCAATCCAGGTAAAACACAAGCAATGAACCCCCAATCACTCATTGATCAAAGGCAATGCGAGAGTAAACGTACTTCTTGAATCGCTTGCCCTTCAAGTCGCTCAATTTCTTGGAGCACGGGCTCATAATATCATCCGAGGGCGATACATAGCTGGCTTGTTGCCTGGTACGTCTGTTAGTCTACCACTCTCCTCCGATGAAAAGATCCAATTCAATTCACTAAACTCACTTGTCTCCGCTCTCCAGCTTGCCCTGGAGCACTTGTCGGTGATATTCCATTGATTCGATCTTGGCGGGGGCAGCCTTAAGCTCGTTGGCCTTCTCGGTGTTGACCAGATGAGTGTTGGTGGAGCGATCAGCGAGAGGATGCGAAGGAGACTCCATTGTTATTATGTGAAGTAGAGATTATTCTCTTTGGTCCCAGTGGCAGATAGAGAGGATGCAATGTTGTTTGAATGGATTCAGCGAGGGATGAAGTTGGAGATTTGCAGGTGGAtaagaagcggaagaaaTTGGCTGCAAAAGCGAAAAAGCCGCGTTGTTGATTGTTGTCATGGCAACCACCCGAGTTTTTACATCATCTGCATTTCTACCTCTTCACATTAATGTTGTCCGTTCATTTCTTCGTTCCATCATTAAGGATCGTTAAGTATGTTCCACTAATCACAAGAGTTCTTTACTCGTTACAGTCCCACCTTCCATCGGACAATAAACATACACCCCCTTCTTGTCCTATGATACAACCATATTAattctctcctcctcggttACGAGTGCCCATCATTCCGAGCGACCATTACCCATGCCAATAAACAATCATACTTCAAGAGGCAAATTCCTCAGAAGAGGATTTCCATGTCTCCCGGACAACTGTCAGACCGGCGGCAGGCCAGCTGTTCCGCCAAGGAATGAATTGATCACTTAGTGATTAAAACCTATTCCTCCAGAGTGACGTCAGTGACATGGGTGGCCAAACAATGCTCGGATACACGTATGGTCACATAGAATATGAATAATGATAGCCAAAGCGGCTGATGTTATATACTCCGCACATGttcatccttcttgtcgCATACTGCCGTCGCTCGCCAAAATCGGCTCGCTGCTCTCAGTCGAACCTGGGGAATCATAGTAAGATGATCCCCGTGATTCATACGATACCGGGCTCTCTTCGCCCTGGCTCTCCTCGTCGGCAGGGTTGAGTACCGGTGGACTGCTGTGCGACCGGAAGTGCGGCGGCGCCAGGTGCGGCATGTCGACAGTAGCCAGAGAAGGGGCGGGCCTTTTGTCCGCTTCGTCGGGGCTAGACGGGTCGGACGTAGGTGTTGGGGGAGAATAGGCAATGGTCGGACTGAGTGGTTCTTCCTGCGAGTCTTCCGACATATTTCGCCGATGACGGCCCGTGGCCCGGTACGACGACGCAGGTCGTGTCGAACTTGGGCTGGCCGAAGGAGAGCCAAAAAATATCGGCGACGACGAGCGCAGGCTATAGGAGCGATTCATCATATTCTGCACACGCGGGATATCAATGTACGTGCCCAGCGGAACTCGCGAAAAGAGGACGAGAGCGAAACAGAAGAGAATCATAATACTCTGAATCACAGACACTCTCTTCTGAAACACCAACTCGTCGGCTAGGACCCCAAGCTGGGCACTAATCGAGTGGATCTCTTGATGGTACTGAATTCGCTGGTGCTCGAATTCCAGTGCAACACTTTTCCATACTTGATCATATTGTTCGCGGAACTGCCTCAGCTCATTCAATACGGTCACGTTCAAATTCTCCAAGAACGTGGATGTTTTGGCCAGCTGGCGTTTCTCAACCTTGCTAAACGCATCCCGTAGGATCCGAGACTGCTCTTCAATATACAACAGCGATAGAGTCGAGTTGGACTCTAACATCTGCAGCCTTTTATTGACGGACTTAAAGAAAGACTCTTGGGTGGTAGGATTCGAGGATGGAGGTTGCGTCCCGGACGGCCGCACCGATTCCGAGGGTATGCTGGACTCTTCCTTGGGGGAACTGACTGACTTAATCTCGGACTCATGTGCCGCATCCTGTCGCACCGTTTCTGTGCCTAGTGTCGTAGAGGAGGCCGAATCTGGACTCGCGCCGGTAGGCCCCGTTACTTTCTGGCCGCCCACCGAACCCTTATCCGAGGGGTCAACCTGAGAGACAGGTGCTGAAGCTTCTCCACTTGGAGTGGTTTCTTCATTCGCCTTTGGGCGGCTCTCAGACGATTGGCTAGCCGCTTCATTCTCGGCCCCAGTCGGCGCGGTACTTATATCGCAAGTATCCACGGGTGGGGGGACGCCCTTCTGTAGAAGTCTCACAACCTCCATACCGTGATGGGAACAGGATCCCTGCGCCTCTATGGTAGCTGTTGGTCCATTTGTAGGTTCATCAGGCAAGGCCACAGTAGTTAGAGGTTGCTGTGCGACGTCTTTCACTTCAACATCGACAGGGTGGGGACTCGGCTCCAGCGCCTCTGCAGCGGCCTCCTCGTCACCACGATTAGTCTCACCGTCGTGTTTATATTCTTCCAGCATAGTAGTTCCATGAATTCTGACCAAACTGAGAGGACAGTAGAACTCATTCCCATAGTGTGTCAGGAACTCAATTTTTACATATCGAGCCCAAATGAGCGGGTTTTCAACCGCAAAGGCTTGGATCTCGCGGGTATTTCGCGCTTCGTAGACACCCAATTCCCTCCATTGATCGGTCTTGGCCGGATACCGATCAGCCACGCTCACACGGAAGGTATGGAAGATAGAACTGAAGAACTCGTAGTTGGCAAGAACGACAGTATCAACCAGAATGTCGTCGCACAattcgaggatgaggaatTTGTTCTTTGCGCGGCATTCATTGAGCATATAGctgtccttgttctctaCCAAGACCGATGATGACCCTTTACATTCAGGATTCGTCTTGAGCACGGTTGCTGCACAATCAAATGACGCATAATTGAACCTTTCTTTGCACGTCGTGCCGGCGTCCTTCCCACGCGAGGCGCCCTTCCGCAGATCTGCAGACACAGCGGCCTCCATATCTCCTGCGCTAGCCCCAGCAGCCGTACCAGTTATCCCGGCCGTAGGTATGCTTGACCCCCAAGATGTAGGCTTCGCCGCGTCGGACGCTTCAGCACCGAAACCACCAAAGTCAAGGTCAATCTCAGTATCCTCTCCCAACGAATCCAACGCATTATTGATCCCCGTCGGTCTTCGTCGATCCTCTTTGCCAGCTGCGTGCCTGTTTCCGCGGACATTCTCTGCCGACTGGCCCACCTTCGCcaggttttgctttttccaaTCCTCGAACGAGAGGAAGTTTGAATTGTCGAGTGGCGAGTCGGTGTCAAGTTCATGGTCAGGCTGTCCACCAGGGGCAGGTATCGCAGTCGTACTCGGCGCTCCCTCCGAAACGGTCACCGAAACGGTCTGGTCAGGAGATCTGGTCGTGTCCTGAGTGATCCTGGGGGCTGTCCGCTCCCATCGCGATTCGACACAAATGGGCCATTGGATGAACTCCGCTTCTACCTCGCTCCAGTGCCTTGCTAGGCAAAGCGCTTGTTTATTCTCGGCTGCAGCGCCCGGGATTCCAGGGAGGATCAACGCGGTCGTCAAGGACGTCCATGCCGCTGCTGCCCACGCCGGGATCACCATCGCGCACGCCTGTGGTTTGATCGTGATGTCGATGGTAGGACAGGTGAGTCACAGCGTTATCTGGCTATACTAATAATGAGTCGAGGATACATTGTCCGGGCGATATGACGGCTGTGGCGATTTGCTATCGTCAACTGAGCgcaagaaaaggcaaaaacTCCCGAGCTTATCGGCGTTAGTAGGTCTCAGGTCCTTTGTTCGGTTGGGGAGGGCAAGAGGACAACTGGCAATTGCACAAAGGACTTACAATACCAAGCAGAATATCCTGTGCAAACGAAAAGTCAATATAGCAATACAATATGAAAACCTCTCGAGAGAGAAGTTAGAAATTTTCGAAAAGTGACATCTGCGCATCGGCGGTCTGTCTGTAGCGCTCGTGACCGCCTCGCGTCACCGCCGATCGCTGAGGGAATGAAATTAAGACCCGTACTAGTTAGTACCTTAATAGATACGAGGAACACTTTGTCCAAATACACTGGAACTCCCATTCAATTACGTGCTCTACTTTTACGGAAGCAAAAAACACAGGTCCACGAGAATCACTTTTGGGTTTGTATTTCCACCATGATGTAGATCATCGTCCACTTCACACCCATTCCACTATCCCCAGCTAAACTACAGTACAAAGAATCCAGTCCAGTACATCATCCGCCTGGGTAAGACCGGGAAATGAGCGCAGAAAGATCGACATCCCGTCTCTCGTaggctttctttctcagatTTGCCGTTGAAGAGCGCACGACCATCACACGGATGGAAGTGAAAGAGTGCGCTTCCTCGTCATATTGCTTCTGCCTTTGCGCCGCCGTCCTGCCACCATCACATTGAACCATTTTGTTGAGAAATGTAATATTTGAACAGTTTGagagttgatgaagaaaaggaatagcaaaagaaaacaagcgTAGAGCCTTCCCAAAAACCTTTCGGTTGTCAAGGGATGGGTCACTTTTGAACTGCTTGCTGCCACCAGTAGTTATATTATACAGgagtaaaaagaagaaaaaaaaaaaaaaagacaaagaacataTTGGCCGCTTGGATGTCACACACAGAGTGTCTATAAAAGCTTGAGAAATAAAGTCATGTCGACGCAGGGCCCGGCGCAACATGACGGAGTGGAGAAATGCAAAATTGGTTTAATGAGGAgtttaaaaaagaaaaagcaaagagcaaaaagcaaacaaaaagGTGAGGTGGTCGGTAGTTTCTTGGTCGTGATGTGATTAGATTATATAGGCCAACACGATGCGAGGAGGGCTGAGCACGGACAAAAGCAGTGACATTGTTGGCGCTTACAGGTGGAGGTCATGCCAGCCACCAACGAGGTCAAGGTCTTCATCGATGCTTCCATCATAGCCGTTAGCCGGCTTGATGTACGCAGGCTTGGACTCCACGGCATCGCGACGCCAACCCTTCTCCAGGAACGGGCGACGACGACGTTCTGGTGAGGCGGGTTCCTTCTTAGCCCAGGATCCATAATCGAACCCTGATGAGCCCAGACCCCAGTCTTTGCGCCATGCCATGTTGTTCAggaacttcttctgtttgAGTGACACCTCTGCCGGCTTGTAATTGCGTCTGCGGTCACCCAAAGCGGCCCATTTATCCAGGTTCGACTTCTTCGATGTATTCTGCGGAGAAGTCGGTGCTGATTTAGACGTGGTCTTCTCGTTGTGGACTGGCTTCCCAGGAATAGCACGGGCCTCGGCAGCGGGAACTGCCTCGTCCTGTAACTGAATATTGAGCATAGATGTAGTCACATCCTGAAGAACGTTTGAAGGGCCAGCGAGCTCAGGAGTATTGCTGTCATGGCTCCAGCTACGAGAGTTCTGCTCGCGTCGTTGCTGCAAGGTAGTCTCTTCGCTCTCCAgctcctcgtcctcatcccACAAGTCACTCCAGCTCTTCGAGAtttgttcttccttcttcttacCGAAcaccatggaaagagaaggaagaggcTTGGGCGGTTGGCTGGGTAGAG from Aspergillus oryzae RIB40 DNA, chromosome 1 encodes the following:
- a CDS encoding ribosome biogenesis GTPase LSG1 (predicted GTP-binding protein MMR1), which translates into the protein MVLAKSKNSVGLGNSLMKDRFGKGKASNMKKASHNQAVARKDMNGETYITNAKEDAAWVKMRSITEQAALDEFLSTAELAGTDFTAEKMNNVKIIHADQKNPYLLSASEEKSAVKKHQKNRGRLTVPRRPKWDSTTTRQQLDVMERESFLSWRRGLAELQENHDLLMTPFERNLEVWRQLWRVIERSDLVVQIVDARNPLHFRSEDLESYVKEIDPKKENLLLVNKADMLTEKQREAWADYFDRNNISFRFFSAQLAKEKIDAQLAEQGDSEDEEVAEKLAETTIEEQSTEAPQEEHDGGLKLPGSSRSRRTEILDVDELEELFLSNTPDTLPENDDPENPRKQKTVIGLVGYPNVGKSSTINALLGAKKVSVSATPGKTKHFQTLYLSPEIMLCDCPGLVFPNFATTKADLVVNGVLPIDQQREFTGPATIIAQRIPKHFLENVYGVTIHTRPIEEGGTGIPTGSELLRAYARARGFSTQGLGQPDESRAARYVLKDYVNGKLLFCHPPPVPEGQTPIDPNEFNVELYDIAHLPARRQEQLLKAMQAEQLAEDIDSDILSMSRQPVQGSRSRNLDTGFFGDASKGSAGRLTLPFNAQYTEQGQQMRQQLTGRKERLMVALERGIDVTEVRGGSSKKHFKGNKKQAKKKRAVTADDDY
- a CDS encoding Sad1/UNC domain protein (uncharacterized conserved protein) encodes the protein MVIPAWAAAAWTSLTTALILPGIPGAAAENKQALCLARHWSEVEAEFIQWPICVESRWERTAPRITQDTTRSPDQTVSVTVSEGAPSTTAIPAPGGQPDHELDTDSPLDNSNFLSFEDWKKQNLAKVGQSAENVRGNRHAAGKEDRRRPTGINNALDSLGEDTEIDLDFGGFGAEASDAAKPTSWGSSIPTAGITGTAAGASAGDMEAAVSADLRKGASRGKDAGTTCKERFNYASFDCAATVLKTNPECKGSSSVLVENKDSYMLNECRAKNKFLILELCDDILVDTVVLANYEFFSSIFHTFRVSVADRYPAKTDQWRELGVYEARNTREIQAFAVENPLIWARYVKIEFLTHYGNEFYCPLSLVRIHGTTMLEEYKHDGETNRGDEEAAAEALEPSPHPVDVEVKDVAQQPLTTVALPDEPTNGPTATIEAQGSCSHHETVRQDAAHESEIKSVSSPKEESSIPSESVRPSGTQPPSSNPTTQESFFKSVNKRLQMLESNSTLSLLYIEEQSRILRDAFSKVEKRQLAKTSTFLENLNVTVLNELRQFREQYDQVWKSVALEFEHQRIQYHQEIHSISAQLGVLADELVFQKRVSVIQSIMILFCFALVLFSRVPLGTYIDIPRKKNFEQSAANHSANSEAEMQK
- a CDS encoding acyl-CoA dehydrogenase family protein (acyl-CoA dehydrogenases) is translated as MSASTRIPPIAQPFVSERAKKTLDQVEQFVEKECIPAEKVFQAQLGEGDQRWATYPAVMESLKTKARQQGLWNMFLPKNHFSQGAGFSNLEYGLMAEYLGKSKLASEATNNAAPDTGNMEVLAKYGNEAQKQQWLAPLLDGKIRSAFLMTEPEVASSDATNIQLNIRREGNQYVLNGSKWWSSGAGDPRCSIYLVMGKSDPTNKDPYRQQSVILVPADTPGITVHRMLSVYGYDDAPHGHGHISFKDVRVPVSNIVLGEGRGFEIIQGRLGPGRIHHAMRTIGAAEKAIEWLIARINDERKQTFGKSLSSHGVILEWLAKSRIEVDAARLIVLNAAIKIDQGDAKSALKEIAQAKVLVPQTALTVIDRAVQAYGAAGVCQDTPLANLWAMIRTLRIADGPDEVHLQQLGKRENRARKDAVIEKLNWQQAEAERLLAASGLKLKSHL
- a CDS encoding ribosome biogenesis protein LTV1 (uncharacterized conserved protein); protein product: MPPRKQWIDKKNATTYQLFHRSQNDPLIHDASADDRVLAPVSGPAAGSFTLEARGKKLSDLASEFGGESVRKNEGEAANYGIFYDDSKYDYMQHLRELNTGGGDSYFVEAKSKDKGKAKGMKLEDALRQVTLDDARSEYGPGSVYGSDMRSTASSYVRQPTYQDQQNVPDAIAGFQPDMDPRLREVLEALEDEEYVDADDEEDVFGQLTTQAEEMDQGDWEDTLFDEEDDDGWESDATEKAPVQPSTSDYKPPQRDEFAQNKSQDAEPGELPAHDAPAPDMDPDDQGWMREFAKFKKEGKVKAAPAAPPSIVPSEQRSTLASTIFTVGGTPIRRKKRKGALTNPSAYSMTSSALARTEGHRLLDDRFDRVEALYALDEGDEYDDSMSMVSGMTGMTGMTGFSTASSQAPSLIDANGAAVAPRHDFNNVMDDFLAGWDGNTSAQAKRKGAKAKRGKNGNEAIGIKMLDEIRQGLGPAKMPGRASGRA